Proteins found in one Amphiura filiformis chromosome 14, Afil_fr2py, whole genome shotgun sequence genomic segment:
- the LOC140169008 gene encoding histamine N-methyltransferase-like, translating into MVRQKSGDITGIEYNWHNQTFQEFVTSMEAEQKYQFITIVNAIYYAGEVEETVRKLYELLKPGGIIFMVLQADSGMGLLAKTFPYIAVEERTSTMSTTATEPQKIKTNYLITSTDVKSVLSKYQMAYTQSSYTESADLTTCFTEDEMTPVTKLVLDFITMTVKFQESVPDEIFNQVMDFIKRNIRVKKCDEDDDKYYFDTECDVLVISK; encoded by the exons ATGGTACGTCAGAAAAGCGGCGACATTACTGGGATTGAATACAACTGGCACAACCAAACCTTCCAAGAGTTTGTGACATCTATGGAAGCAGAGCAGAAGTACCAATTCATCACCATTGTCAATGCCATATATTATGCCGGCGAAGTGGAGGAAACAGTCAGAAAGTTATATGAGTTATTGAAGCCTGGTGGGATTATATTCATGGTACTACAAGCAG ATTCCGGTATGGGATTGCTTGCAAAGACATTCCCATATATAGCTGTGGAAGAGCGGACTTCAACCATGTCAACAACGGCTACTGAACCACAGAAGATAAAGACAAACTATCTTATCACCTCCACAGATGTGAAATCTGTTCTCAGCAAGTACCAGATGGCCTACACTCAATCTTCTTACACAGAATCAGCTGATCTTACCACCTGTTTCACTGAAGATGAGATGACACCTGTCACCAAGCTTGTACTTGATTTCATCACCATGACAGTCAAGTTTCAGGAATCAGTACCAGATGAAATCTTCAATCAAGTCATGGACTTTATCAAACGTAATATACGTGTAAAGAAatgtgatgaagatgatgataaatATTACTTTGATACTGAATGTGATGTTCTAGTAATATCAAAATAG